The Gammaproteobacteria bacterium genome has a segment encoding these proteins:
- a CDS encoding DoxX family protein: MTDSGLLLLRVVLGVLILLHGVAKLASGIGPIIGMVGAAGLPAWVAYGVYIGEVIAPLMVIAGLFARIGAVLIAVNMLFAIGLVHSSDLFSLGPMGGWALELQGFFLFTAIAVAMLGPGRYALNDR, translated from the coding sequence GGCCTGCTATTGCTGCGGGTGGTTCTCGGCGTGCTCATCCTGTTGCACGGAGTCGCGAAACTGGCGAGCGGCATCGGCCCAATCATCGGCATGGTGGGCGCAGCCGGGTTGCCGGCCTGGGTCGCCTACGGCGTGTACATCGGCGAGGTCATCGCTCCGCTCATGGTCATTGCCGGCCTGTTCGCACGCATCGGTGCGGTGCTGATCGCCGTCAACATGCTCTTCGCGATCGGTTTGGTGCATTCATCCGACCTGTTCTCACTCGGTCCGATGGGCGGCTGGGCGCTCGAGCTGCAGGGCTTCTTCCTGTTCACCGCGATTGCCGTGGCGATGCTCGGCCCGGGGCGGTACGCGCTCAACGACCGTTGA